taagtaattaaaataaggTTTGGATCTTCTCCGTTAACCATAAATAAAGACTCTCTGTAAAGCAGGCTTCCTCCATTGTTCCAACGATGTATCTCTTAAAATTTActatcaaaattcaatatttttcaagaaCTTAAGACCAACTAATCAATGTCAGGCAAAAACCTCCTTCCTGCACATGCATGATCGGTTGGATTATGTTAAGATTAAAACACTTATCTTTAATCTATAAGGCagtttagaattttattttttatttttatactttaatttaataaagcCGGAGTCTTCACAAATTGTTTCTACTCACTGATGTTGTCTCTGGCACCGACACTCTctattaaaaactataattaaataaaaaatagtgtCATGACTGATTGCCTTTGAATTTCCATCCACTTTCATGGGTCCCTCCCTGTCTTAATTTTGATGTGATTGGGAGTGGAGAAAGAGAGTCACATGTTTTTGAATTATAACTGTTACAGCTGCCATCTATCATTTACCAACCCTCTCATTCCATATAATTATAGTTGTTTTAtgttatatgaaataatattttataatataattaattagatataataaatatattatatggtataatatatattattaatataaattaatatatttttaaaaaaataataatataataatgatatatataaaaattttaaaatatttatgatatttttaaaaataataatatatttattatgtcttattattttattttttaaaaattgtattatataatacgataattaatatataatatataaaattaaaaataatatataaatatatatgatatattattatataattatatattatattatttttaatttaaaataatttaatattatttctatattttattatgtattaaaaaatatatacacatgaATCTTGAGCTCTATTGCTAATACTGAACAAGCAGACATTGTTATAACTATGTATAGTCTCTTAAAAATtaccatcaaaatttaatatttctcaCGAACTTAAGCCAACTAATCAATATCATCAAGATTGAGACACTTATTCTCAGcctcaaaaataatttaaagtatttttataattcgcataaaaagaataaaaagcaGTGTCATTATTGATTTCCTTTCCACTTCCATCCATTTTCACGGGTCCATGTCTTAATTTTGATGTGATTGGGAGTGGACAAATATATtacacttttatatatttattaccGTTTATCATGGGtgaagattaaattaaaaaaaaaaattatatgtatatagttttaatatttagattatatattattatatgatttgatattattttatttttaatttaaaattatttaatcacttaataatatattatttatgtgtctaatttatatattaaatatatataatttaattggaaGGTTTAATTGTCAATATAATAATCTATATTGGCACCCAATTGGTAAGttagaaaaattgttttctttgtttttttctgaAGGAGAAtcgataaaatatcaataaagaagaaattgttgtttctttttgttCTCACAGTCTCTCCATCGGACAAAATTACATACCCGAAACAATCCACCCAACGTACACTCTCTTAACCATGCTTAGTGTCTCGTACAAAACCAGTAATGAGAAATCGTCCAAATTCTCTCCTTAGCAAAACCAAGTATTGCGTATGTTAAAAATATCCTTGCGGTTTCAAGCCTTTAGTGCAGTCTCCAATGGTTAGAATTTGTTGCCCTTGTGGACTTTGTTATATCAAAGCCACTTCTCTCCATCTGTGTCTTGTACATGAGGGCTAATTCACCTACTGAGTCACTTGACTAATCTGTGCGAACAATTTAGCTTAAAAGACACAAGTCAAccaactctatatatatattcatatatatgaataaataaataaaaattacattaatataGAAGGCACTTGATGATTCAGGACTAATCACAGGCACGATTAAGATTCTCCTTATATATGGGGTTACAATGTTCTGGAATCTTTGGAGGGGGATTTGGTTTGGGAAGGCAGACGATGTATGGCTTCCCTTCTGCCTTCCCTCGGTCACAGTTAACAGCCGGCTGATTAGGAGATCCTGTGGTCTGCGTCACAGGCTCTTTAAATTCAATAGCCAAGCTGCTGCTGGTGGAGGAATCCATTAAGAACCCCATGTCTGGGTCGTGCTGCATCATGGACACGCCCTCACTGAATTGCAGCAGAGAGGCGGTGTTGTTGTAGCGATTGTTGCTGAGCTCCACTGCTGACACTGAACAAGTAGACACTGTTATCACTAACAATGTTGCTAGCGCGATCCAAGTCATGGCTGCCTTTTGTATCTGTCTTCTGCAGTTCTGCTTGTGTCTTCCAGAGGCAAGGGGGAAATAAATAACCATAATGAATTGAGAATGCAAGTATCTGGGTTGTTGTGTCTCAGTTTATGGAGCCTCTCTAAAGACTTACCTATCATTTTCTTGGGTGGGTTTGGTTGatgattgttattatttatactatcttgtttggtttataagtaataaaatattaggaaattttttgtttagacAATGACACATCTAAACGAATCGTATAGATTCATCGAATCTAGACCTTTCTcagaataataaaaagaaatgacgATGGTTTAGAGTAAAAAGAAGAAGTTGTTGAAGACGGAGATAATAATTagagaggtgaaaaaaaaactttagatttggGAAGgaggaaaatattagttttcaaaactgaaaaattttaaataaagataaagtttttagtttttagaaaCAACAGgtggaaaatataataaattatattatcttttagtattattgttaaaatgataattttatttttatattttattatttaaaatttaaataatgaaatactaTTTGAGTTTtcgaaaattttcataaataaaagtttaaaatatactaaaaattggatagaaataaatcttttggccaaaaataaaagaaataaaaatacgtaataacttatttatataaattaaatttatatttcgTAATtggataatatgattattttttattattattttttaaccttaaaatGACTTAGTCATGTTCATAAAAGGAataatttaaagtatttttataatttgcataaaaagaataaaaagcaGTGTCATTATTGATTTCCTTTCCTCTTCCATCCATTTTCATGGGTCCTGTCCAAATTTTGATGTGATTGGGAGTGGACAAAGAGAGTTACATGTTATTGGAATATTAGTGCTACATTCGTCAAATCATTTACCAACCTTCTTACTCAAATTATCAATTGCCATAAAGATTTTTGTTCTCTGATATTCTGTGACACATTAGTCCCCATCCCTTCTCTCAACAATGTACATTTCTTCTGGTTTGATCCCCAGAGACAACCACCGAATAATTTTctaaccactcaaattctctCACTATAAGGAGAACTTCAGGTACCACTCAGCTAGAAAACTTCACAAAATTAGAGAGATCGAGCTCAGGAAGAAGATGGACATGGCGAAATACTTGATGGGAGGTTTCTGTTTAATGATCCTAGTGACAATACTGTTCAACCCAGATCAAGCTATAGCCAGTTCTTCGCTCAAGAGGAATACCAGCAGCACATCCTCCCAGTTTTGCAATGGTTCCATCAAGTTAGAAaggaaataaaactttaatgtCATTTCCAGATTGTTGAATACTTGATAGCACTACAAAACgctgaaatgaaaaattatagaGCCACAAAGTGGCTTCCACtaagataataaaagaagaaatgatGCTAGTACTGTGTGTAAGCATTGCATATGGGTTTTAACAATTTTGGGGCTCAAAAGGGCACTAGGATTCCAAAGGGGAAAAATTGAGTCTAAAAATTATAAGGTACATCAACTGAGCTAAAGAAATGAGGTCTTAGAGAGATTTGCAATCAATTTTTTGTATCTGGAGCCCGTCTCCAACCCCTATCCGGTTCTGATAAGAAACTGAACTTGCCACAGTTTGAACAACAAAACCGGCGAAGGTAGCATGACAAACAAAATATGATTAACTCATTCTGTCAAAATTTCCAATACACTAAAAATTATCGTTCAACAAATGTAAATTTCAGTATGATACTTCAGCCACAAATGATAGTCTGACCTATCCCTAAATAACAGGGGCTGCTGAAAAACTGACATAAAAAAACTGTCTAGCGAATCATTAAACCTTGCACTCCTTGTGACCCATCTTCAGTTATCTTGTTTGCTTGAATAGTACTGATTACATTTGCAATATTACCCTGGAAATAAGAAGAAGATAAGGAAAcaacttaatttatattaaaacaggTCActcaaatgaaattaaaagaaatatatatagaaacatCCTAGAGACTTTCCTATCAATTCTTTTGAATACTAACTCAACAAAAGAAAACCAACTCAGTCAAATAAGTTCTGTGAAAGAACATGACAGCTTTGAATTCATATAAAAGTAAATGACAAGTCAAATTCTATTTTGAACATTTAATATTCAAGTCCAAAATATGAGGCAACATAGTTATAAACTATCCGTTTTTCTTCctaacaataacaatatttgAGTGTACATGTAACTGAATGAAAAAAGGTTAAAACATGTAGCATCAATGGTGGGAATTCTTACCCTCCAAGTTGCAAGCTTTGTTCTCAGAGTTTCCCACTGGTGTAGTGAAAAGACACGCTCAGTACACCGGCTGCAGATCAAATAAAAGTTACAATCAATACAAGGATATTAGCTGTAGTAATTGCTGGAAATTACTGAAATAATCAGTTAGGAATTAAAATGAATCAGTGGTAATTGTTTTAAGTGAGAAAGGGATAACAACAGGACAATCTACCTCACAATCACAacttgattcatttggtccatTTTGCAGTCCATCAATTTGGCAGTTATTGCCTTAACCACCCACATTTCCACCTCATCTTCACTGATCTGCAATAAAGCATGCCCAAATATAAGCAACAAAGAAACTACATCAAATCCATAGAAGCAAAGGCAAGCAAGTTTACTCTTAGGGTATCCCTGATAAGGGCATAAGGAATTTGGCCAGATCCACCAGAACCAAGATCCACCAATGACATCAACCTCATCTTTGTTATACAGTCTTCATGAACAAGACCTACAACATGAAGAACATAAatattttcactttaatttagGAGACACTATAGCTCATTTAATATCCAATTACAAGAAAATGACACAGTAACAAAGAAATTATTACCATAGCTTTTAAGTAAAGTAGAATTTGCAGTTTGAAATTCCAAATAGGCATCCAGTCTCTGAGTCAGAAAGATCTTAAGAAGCTGATATACCACAGCATGCTTAGCATCCTTCTCTAATTGCCCTATCGCAGGCATGTCTAACAAATCGCACTGCATTGCAACAGAACAAATTAGTCACATAGcaagaaaattttgtttagaTAAGGCCAACAATAAATGAAGACACTGCATATATTCATGCAAATCGCAAGAACAAAGAGATGCCctcaaaacatacaaattacaGGATAAATTGCAtgtaaaaaacattaaaatttgataactaCATTTAGTCCATGGCCacgaaaaaatcaatttaattgcaCTTTATAATTGTGAAGAAATTATCAGGCCATTCATTTTAGAAATTCAGTGAGCCCTTCATAATTACCTGAAACATGTCAGGTGCCTTTACAAATTCTATAATTGTGCGCGCAGCTTCCTCCTTGGCTTCACCCATCGTATAAGCATCTTCACCAGAGAAAGTTGCTAAATACTTGGTCAGAAACTTGAAAGAATCCTTGGATGAGCTGGAATAACAAAGAAGCAATAGTACAATTACAAAGCAGATAACCAAATCAACGTATATACATAATGacattaaccaaaaaaaaaaatctaactttaCACCTTGTTAAAtaccttttattttctttgagtaCATTAGCGATGCCAAGAAAGAGTTCTCTTTTGTCCTTGACATCAATATTCCATTCCTTTAAGAAGTCATCTATCTTTTTGAAAGAAGGTGTTATATGTTCAGAGACTTTCCCACTCAACGCCAAATTCAGGGCTTTCATGTATACAAAAAACCGGCTGTATGGATTCTCCAGCAGATTGTAAAGGTTGAACAAGCTGGCAAAAAGAAATTGCCAAACATAAGACAATAATTTTGGCAATGGATAAGGAAAATTACACTCATGACATTACATCTTTAAGCGCAATGCTGGCTTTCATTTGGTTGTTGAATAATTTTCCCAGATATAAGTTTTGCCATCTCATGTACTTCATCCAGACTTTCAGGTTTTGTGACAAGATTACAGATAACAGTGAAGATGCACTCAATATCTGCCAGAAAAAAACAGCAAAGGTATTTACACAAAGAAAAACTACAATGAATGCTATAAAGAACAAgaatgtcatatatatatatatatatatgaaaaatttaaatgtataaGGCATACATGTCTATTCCAAGTTGGTCATAAGTGCTAGCAAAAATGCAGcacaaaaataccttttttcttGAGAACcatggataaatttattataatcatatcCTATGTTTCCACACTTACTGTTACTAAGATTCCATATACGGGAAACTATTTTGTAAACTTATAAAAAACCAGCAAAGGGGCAACGGCAGCAGAAACAAACACAAGTCATCCaactcaattttttaacataaagttAGTTAGGCAAACGAAACAATTCCAGATACAAAGCTATAAGGAGTCACCCAGAGTCACCACCAGAATAGTATTTGCAACATCAAAAGCCACACTTTGCCATTACAAATTTGCATTCTGTAGTTGAAGGAATTTAATCCACAAAATCCAGGCATTTAAGTTTAAACCATATAAATATCATGAATCCTGATCACATTTAGCTACTAATTCCTtgaaattaataacaaatagACATTCCTAAGCTTTAATAAGAAAGATAAAAAGTATCCTTAGTGAATAAGCTGAATTCAAGAAGGTTGGCGCTTCACTCAGCAAAAAGCATAAAAGCATGGCCCATAACTCAAGTTATCAGTTAGCTTTGTATGTAATACATTCAATATGCACATGCAAAAGAATTCCTTACCTTTGTCAGAGACCTTTGTGAACATCAAGTCAGCCGAAGTGA
The genomic region above belongs to Mangifera indica cultivar Alphonso chromosome 15, CATAS_Mindica_2.1, whole genome shotgun sequence and contains:
- the LOC123198195 gene encoding LOW QUALITY PROTEIN: eukaryotic translation initiation factor 3 subunit M-like (The sequence of the model RefSeq protein was modified relative to this genomic sequence to represent the inferred CDS: inserted 1 base in 1 codon); translation: MTTVVPTSEEDPALAVVRFTSELAWADAGPEAAEEQVSRLCLEAQESMVRGRWLDLASLMLTSADLMFTKVSDKDIECIFTVICNLVTKPESLDEVHEMAKLISGKIIQQPNXKPALRLKILFNLYNLLENPYSRFFVYMKALNLALSGKVSEHITPSFKKIDDFLKEWNIDVKDKRELFLGIANVLKENKSSSKDSFKFLTKYLATFSGEDAYTMGEAKEEAARTIIEFVKAPDMFQCDLLDMPAIGQLEKDAKHAVVYQLLKIFLTQRLDAYLEFQTANSTLLKSYGLVHEDCITKMRLMSLVDLGSGGSGQIPYALIRDTLRISEDEVEMWVVKAITAKLMDCKMDQMNQVVIVSRCTERVFSLHQWETLRTKLATWRGNIANVISTIQANKITEDGSQGVQGLMIR